In one Deltaproteobacteria bacterium genomic region, the following are encoded:
- a CDS encoding HAMP domain-containing histidine kinase, producing the protein MKIRFSILGKVAAWLVGNVVLVALVALVLFSTSIGGGIGKTVQRQADDRLRSLSRVLGSELASAETSEWSALLVRYSENYGVDFALCGSDGLVIAGTPTALPESVRVGVVDLMERESKRRERAGIGRGRPDGFGPPADRPPREGTERDERGGFPGGPPPAPPPIAGPDLRFSEASGVPRSYWTAHEIAVVTRRFAPPEHFAMVIRSDSRTANGLLFDPRPWIALGTILGLVTLLWWIPAVWHITRPLRRMTEATGRIAAGDFDTRVDETRGDEIGRLGAAINHMARQLDGYVRGQKRFLGDIAHELGSPIARVQMSLGILESRVAEPDRVRVEDTIEEVRQLSDLVGELLSFTRAQTAPQTIRREIVNLRATVDRALEREAQGRAIRVTLDREVRVLGSEVLIVRAVANVVRNAVKYAGDTPIEIDGHGESGTVRLRIRDHGPGVPEEDLPHLFEPFYRPDASRTRDTGGTGLGLAIVQTCVKACGGVARARNVAGGGFEVELEFDGASSAA; encoded by the coding sequence GTGAAAATCCGGTTCTCGATTCTCGGCAAGGTGGCGGCGTGGCTCGTCGGCAACGTGGTGCTCGTCGCGCTCGTCGCGCTGGTCCTTTTTTCGACCTCGATCGGCGGGGGAATCGGCAAGACCGTTCAGCGGCAAGCCGATGACCGGCTCCGCTCGCTGAGCCGCGTTTTGGGAAGCGAACTCGCTTCGGCCGAGACATCGGAATGGTCCGCGTTGCTCGTCCGATACAGCGAGAACTACGGCGTGGACTTCGCCCTGTGCGGCAGCGACGGACTCGTTATTGCGGGAACGCCGACCGCGCTTCCCGAATCGGTCCGGGTCGGCGTCGTGGACCTGATGGAGCGCGAATCGAAACGACGGGAGCGAGCGGGTATCGGGCGCGGGCGCCCGGATGGATTCGGCCCGCCCGCAGATCGACCGCCGCGTGAAGGGACCGAGAGGGATGAGCGCGGGGGTTTTCCGGGTGGTCCGCCGCCCGCGCCGCCCCCAATCGCCGGACCGGACCTGCGTTTCTCCGAGGCAAGCGGTGTTCCGCGGTCATACTGGACGGCGCACGAAATCGCCGTCGTCACGCGCCGTTTCGCGCCGCCGGAACACTTTGCGATGGTCATTCGTTCGGACTCGCGAACCGCCAACGGGTTACTCTTCGATCCGCGCCCCTGGATCGCGCTCGGAACGATTCTCGGACTCGTTACTCTGTTGTGGTGGATTCCGGCGGTTTGGCACATCACGCGACCGCTTCGCCGCATGACCGAGGCGACGGGACGCATCGCGGCGGGCGACTTCGATACGCGGGTCGATGAAACACGGGGTGATGAAATCGGCCGGCTGGGGGCGGCGATCAACCACATGGCGCGCCAGCTCGACGGCTACGTGCGCGGGCAGAAGCGTTTTCTCGGCGATATCGCGCACGAACTCGGCTCGCCCATCGCGCGCGTGCAGATGTCCCTGGGGATTCTGGAGTCGCGCGTCGCCGAGCCCGATCGCGTGCGCGTCGAGGACACCATCGAGGAAGTCCGCCAACTTTCTGATTTGGTCGGCGAGCTGCTTTCGTTCACGCGGGCGCAGACGGCGCCCCAAACGATTCGGCGCGAGATCGTGAACCTGCGCGCGACGGTGGACCGCGCGCTCGAACGCGAGGCGCAGGGAAGAGCGATTCGGGTCACGCTGGACCGCGAGGTCCGGGTGCTCGGCTCCGAGGTTCTGATCGTCCGTGCGGTGGCGAACGTCGTGCGGAACGCCGTAAAATATGCGGGGGATACTCCGATCGAGATCGACGGGCACGGCGAATCGGGAACGGTTCGGCTCCGAATTCGCGACCACGGCCCCGGGGTTCCGGAAGAAGACCTGCCGCACCTTTTCGAACCATTCTACCGGCCCGATGCCTCCCGCACGCGCGATACCGGCGGAACCGGGCTCGGCCTTGCGATTGTGCAGACGTGCGTAAAGGCGTGCGGCGGCGTGGCGCGGGCACGCAATGTCGCGGGTGGCGGTTTCGAAGTTGAATTGGAATTCGACGGGGCGTCTTCCGCCGCCTGA
- a CDS encoding response regulator transcription factor codes for MTGETASLIRVLVIDDDRKLCRLIEDYLSPMGYQVHTVHDGAEGLTEALSGRHHVVILDVMMPRMDGFEVLRRLRKDSEIPVLILTARGEETDRIVGLEIGADDYLPKTFSARELLARLRSVTRRALEMGKTAVPKVPSPVVVGDLRVEPSSRSAFLRGEAMVLTPIEFDLLAVLAAAAGRVLTRDQLLDAVAGREYEVFDRSVDVHISSIRKKLGDDPRKPRFIKTVRSAGYLFLDEPEPV; via the coding sequence ATGACCGGTGAAACCGCTTCTCTGATCCGCGTGCTCGTTATCGACGACGACCGCAAGCTCTGCCGGCTGATCGAGGACTACCTGAGCCCGATGGGTTATCAGGTGCACACCGTTCACGACGGGGCGGAAGGATTAACGGAAGCTCTGTCGGGTCGCCATCACGTGGTCATTCTCGACGTCATGATGCCGCGAATGGACGGATTCGAGGTGCTTCGCCGCCTGCGAAAAGACTCGGAGATCCCCGTCCTCATACTGACGGCGCGCGGAGAGGAGACAGACCGGATCGTCGGCCTCGAGATCGGAGCGGACGACTACCTGCCCAAGACGTTCTCCGCGCGCGAACTCCTGGCGCGGCTACGCTCGGTGACGAGACGCGCGCTCGAAATGGGCAAGACCGCCGTGCCGAAGGTGCCGTCGCCCGTCGTCGTCGGAGACCTGCGTGTGGAGCCCTCGTCGCGCTCGGCTTTTTTGCGCGGCGAGGCGATGGTGCTCACGCCGATCGAATTCGACCTGCTCGCGGTGCTCGCGGCGGCAGCCGGGCGCGTGCTTACGCGCGACCAACTTCTCGACGCCGTGGCGGGACGGGAATACGAGGTCTTCGACCGGTCCGTGGACGTGCACATCTCGTCGATCCGAAAGAAACTCGGCGACGACCCACGCAAACCGCGATTCATCAAGACCGTTCGCTCGGCCGGATACCTCTTTCTCGATGAGCCGGAGCCAGTGTGA